The proteins below come from a single Eremothecium sinecaudum strain ATCC 58844 chromosome II, complete sequence genomic window:
- a CDS encoding phosphatidylinositol-specific phospholipase C (Syntenic homolog of Ashbya gossypii AFR607C; Syntenic homolog of Ashbya gossypii NOHBY656; No homolog in Saccharomyces cerevisiae; Syntenic homolog of Saccharomyces kluyveri SAKL0D07590g) — protein MVDYSNWMREVDPETQLSKLSIAGTHNSAACYKNLPGVRCQDDSVTTQLENGVRFLDVRLGRAFFESNNKDEKGTLQVIHGKFPVKIPMPLKFSKTLEEIYNFLDNHPDETVLLSIKQEGSNDWNNDQDEFGNYVWDNYISCRQDKWYLETTVPKLKDARGKIVLFRRFGVKDEEKKKHYGIEASWWSYNTTNEDRGTFLVQDYCDFTSSEEVAKKAEYAKQLMDNAAQYNSTNTDASKLFLNFLTASNLTSPVCWPERIAQKMSEHNVYNDIKKGCGILIIDFAGNNGFEIPHKVVDCNF, from the coding sequence ATGGTTGACTACAGCAATTGGATGAGAGAAGTGGACCCAGAAACTCAACTCTCGAAGCTTTCAATCGCAGGTACTCACAACAGCGCTGCCTGCTACAAGAATCTCCCAGGTGTCCGGTGTCAGGACGACAGTGTTACCACTCAGCTGGAAAACGGCGTCCGATTCTTGGATGTGCGTCTGGGTAGAGCCTTTTTTGAATCTAACAACAAGGATGAGAAAGGAACACTACAGGTTATCCATGGCAAGTTCCCTGTGAAGATACCAATGCCGCTAAAGTTTTCCAAGACCCTAGAAGAAATATACAACTTCCTAGATAATCACCCAGATGAAACAGTGCTCCTCTCCATTAAACAGGAGGGCAGTAACGACTGGAACAATGACCAGGATGAATTCGGTAACTACGTATGGGATAACTATATCAGCTGCCGCCAGGACAAGTGGTACCTTGAAACGACTGTACCAAAGCTCAAAGACGCTAGAGGAAAGATCGTCTTGTTCAGGCGTTTCGGAGTAAAGGACgaagagaaaaagaagCACTACGGTATTGAAGCCTCTTGGTGGAGCTATAACACAACAAACGAGGATAGGGGAACATTCTTGGTGCAGGATTATTGCGATTTTACAAGCTCTGAAGAAGTAGCTAAAAAAGCCGAATATGCAAAACAACTCATGGACAACGCAGCTCAGTATAATTCCACAAACACTGATGCTAGTAAGCTATTCTTGAACTTCTTGACTGCGTCAAACTTAACCAGCCCTGTTTGCTGGCCAGAGAGAATTGCCCAAAAGATGAGCGAACATAATGTCTATAATGACATAAAAAAAGGATGCGGTATCCTTATTATTGACTTTGCAGGCAATAACGGTTTCGAAATTCCTCATAAGGTTGTTGATTGCAACTTCTAG
- the PSF2 gene encoding DNA replication protein PSF2 (Syntenic homolog of Ashbya gossypii ADR121W; Syntenic homolog of Saccharomyces cerevisiae YJL072C (PSF2)), with the protein MSLPGYLEDKFSPEEIQFLVENEPIKIMPRITTRQKRRIGSGRPAENTTQWKLITTNDYNVNNMVAMNSTEVALWLALLLKQQGKCSIVAPSWLTLKQIDKFIEFEVRNPTRFANLPWNWLVIARLLFQRAPDDFRDPVHLLRGKVQDLREVRQGKIAKGLQYLNESHLQLDNLSLVEVNEMRPLVVGVMDKLKEVHNSTIKENSGELDDYDV; encoded by the coding sequence ATGTCACTACCGGGGTATTTGGAGGACAAGTTTTCACCTGAGGAAATCCAATTCCTAGTAGAGAATGAACCCATCAAGATAATGCCCAGGATAACCACCAGGCAGAAACGTCGTATAGGATCGGGGAGGCCTGCAGAAAACACAACTCAATGGAAGCTTATCACAACCAATGACTATAATGTGAATAATATGGTGGCTATGAATAGTACTGAAGTCGCTTTATGGCTCGCCCTGCTACTCAAGCAGCAAGGAAAGTGTAGCATTGTGGCCCCATCATGGCTTACCTTGAAACAAATCGACAAGTTCATTGAATTTGAGGTGCGCAACCCAACTAGGTTTGCTAATTTACCATGGAACTGGTTAGTTATTGCTCGATTGTTATTTCAGAGAGCTCCTGATGATTTTAGAGACCCAGTGCATCTTCTTCGTGGTAAGGTCCAAGATCTGCGAGAAGTAAGACAAGGCAAAATAGCAAAGGGGCTTCAATATCTTAACGAATCTCATTTACAACTAGATAACCTATCCCTAGTAGAGGTGAATGAGATGCGTCCGTTGGTTGTTGGTGTCATGGATAAATTGAAAGAAGTACATAACAGTACAATTAAAGAAAATTCAGGTGAACTAGACGATTACGACGTCTAA
- the ARG2 gene encoding acetyl-CoA:L-glutamate N-acetyltransferase (Syntenic homolog of Ashbya gossypii ADR120C; Syntenic homolog of Saccharomyces cerevisiae YJL071W (ARG2)) encodes MVSLEPFGNLNVHSSSLMGLKYFASKDKSPVPNFFTRQLILSVLVSSATKREAKDYLEKYKDGALKYCILYLRDVSTYTQDLLDSFVDTVATMEALGIRLIFVLDPDGNPMEECNRLQEKFLLCGINATPVSGLLSKKRDGSVSLSFIPPLDVTLIILPFIYKEESAMCEVVTDKAEFMGNLVHHIPYEIDKFFIINKVGGIPSNERNNNSHVFINLSQEYESLLEELNGRIESENANKLSDNNFNVRADIDRSSHVALIDHMEDLKMMHGVLCQLSRSSTGAITSIWSAVKRTNPLLYNLLTDRALISPSLPRFKSSEFLNQPFKNIVKMPQNKLKDPALSTTILKNGINIEIFDFQLLSPENTVGLPLNKQYSQDFSVGDSISKNARKLDIRKVKRLIENTFERPLNLNHYLDRINGHIASIIVIGDYEGIAILTYEGPKDRRFVYLDKFAIMPHLRGSLCIADVIFNLMFKKFPKEVLWRSRRENIINKWYFQRSTGVLDLSINLGGQNQKSSLFKLFYYGTTEDNTFEDCKRLGEYASYVRDIVPSWI; translated from the coding sequence ATGGTTTCCCTTGAGCCTTTCGGTAATCTAAATGTTCATAGCAGCTCACTAATGGGTCTTAAGTACTTTGCTTCAAAGGATAAATCACCGGTCCCGAATTTTTTTACAAGACAGCTGATACTTTCGGTGCTGGTTTCCTCTGCTACTAAAAGAGAAGCTAAAGATTACTTGGAGAAGTACAAAGATGGGGCACTAAAATACTGCATACTATATTTGAGAGATGTTTCCACCTATACACAGGACCTGCTGGATAGTTTTGTAGATACCGTTGCAACGATGGAAGCTTTAGGAATTAGGCTAATATTTGTTCTGGATCCTGACGGTAATCCCATGGAAGAGTGCAACCGACTGCAAGAAAAATTTCTTTTATGTGGTATCAATGCTACACCGGTTTCTGGATTGTTGTCAAAAAAGCGTGATGGCTCAGTATCGTTAAGTTTTATCCCCCCTTTAGACGTAACACTGATTATTCTGCCGTTCATATATAAGGAAGAATCAGCAATGTGCGAAGTGGTCACTGATAAAGCTGAGTTTATGGGAAATCTAGTGCATCATATTCCTTATGAGATAGACAAGTTTTTTATTATAAATAAAGTCGGCGGAATACCTTCTAATGAGAGGAATAACAACAGCCATGTCTTTATAAATTTATCTCAGGAATATGAATCATTGTTGGAAGAATTAAATGGAAGAATTGAGTCGGAGAATGCGAACAAATTAAGTGACAACAATTTCAACGTTCGCGCTGATATAGATAGATCTTCGCATGTTGCATTGATTGACCATATGGAGGATTTAAAAATGATGCACGGGGTTCTGTGCCAGTTATCGCGTTCCTCAACGGGAGCAATAACTAGTATTTGGTCAGCTGTTAAGCGTACTAATCCGTTGCTGTACAACCTTCTTACAGACAGGGCGTTAATATCTCCTTCATTACCTCGTTTTAAAAGCAGTGAATTCTTAAACCAGCCTTTCAAAAACATTGTTAAAATGCCACAAAATAAGCTAAAGGATCCAGCTCTTTCGACTACCATTCTTAAGAATGGAATCAACATAGAAATATTCGATTTCCAGCTTCTTTCGCCCGAAAATACAGTTGGGTTACCTCTCAATAAACAATATTCACAAGACTTCTCCGTTGGTGATTCGATCTCTAAAAACGCTCGTAAACTTGACATTAGGAAAGTTAAAAGGCTGATAGAAAATACTTTTGAACGCCCATTAAACTTGAATCATTACTTAGACCGCATTAATGGCCATATTGCCAGCATTATAGTCATTGGTGATTACGAAGGCATAGCGATATTAACTTATGAAGGCCCAAAGGATAGACGCTTTGTATACCTGGATAAGTTTGCAATTATGCCTCACTTGAGAGGTTCGCTATGCATTGCGGACGTGATATTTAACCTGATGTTTAAAAAGTTTCCCAAAGAAGTATTGTGGAGAAGTAGACGTGAAAATATAATCAATAAATGGTACTTTCAACGAAGCACAGGTGTGTTAGACTTATCGATAAATTTGGGAGGGCAAAACCAAAAATCGAGTTTATTTAAACTTTTCTATTATGGAACCACGGAAGATAATACTTTTGAAGACTGTAAACGTTTAGGAGAATATGCAAGTTACGTTAGAGACATTGTTCCTTCATGGATCTGA
- a CDS encoding metallo-dependent hydrolase superfamily protein (Syntenic homolog of Ashbya gossypii ADR119W; Syntenic homolog of Saccharomyces cerevisiae YBR284W and YJL070C), whose translation MALGSTIESASNNAKPRKEGKAPRIKNLLKLDDLNVIPLKTAYDKQFYEGNLLGESASEIMRVFPLDDLRSLRERFIRQSLQDDGSNLKFDVEKWFLYPTPLPKFWKYNRDLLMSAINTEDTKHNRPSKSETLKAYYLKESDELMEVEVEVDQMESRKPLLYTGKTFNLDVYREKLLKHTTRKVDKTPLAIPEFEEFMRAFRTLTDVATSGEFQNFAYRKLEYLYNKFDLFQHLKSNSEKTENKTVKHRDFYNIRKIDTNMLLSGCVSERQLNEFIWDKLNLEPNRVVYVLKDGHPVTLRSLFNTSSNELDISKRDNTNIGLKAVANEFLDWYQTLGVPRASMVEHEVLGAEAGKGQCNKRHFMFYLIAKTFLDFDNYINGEYFAELIIRYVIENLEQNKYQLAQLSVDFRFERSGAWWSKFAAWVCRWKLVSYSIRWNVRIKRDYPMLYQLGHVKNFGEYLDSVFDPLTDDHAYDNVELQFFLSTVCHLDLVVEPHDEYSSQVIGNIWSKPDKWGARGDNPPVAYYMYYIYQKLAQVNYLRNARSQNTISLRSYYQCDSTKVSQFNDIGITEQLESLLANFLLCHGGLLRADQMWYGAPVPAYLYYLFQIPLVVSPLSPFVMQQIQHKQNVEKRRYHMDLSIPEEAKYTDNPFILMHKVGFRVVLSCNMVLFNNSYTSEPIAEEYSVAASIHLLSAADLSEFVRNSVFASSFEGYYKKHWIGVQLKKTSYMRDSFGLVDIWYDEAPDTREKHNLPRIRRNYRMETLKNEWQCFRLSCPIFPDD comes from the coding sequence ATGGCTCTGGGTAGTACTATCGAATCTGCGTCTAACAATGCAAAGCCAAGGAAAGAGGGCAAGGCACCTCGAATCAAAAACTTATTGAAACTGGATGACCTTAATGTAATACCGCTAAAAACGGCGTACGACAAGCAGTTTTATGAAGGTAATCTATTGGGTGAGTCTGCTTCCGAAATTATGCGTGTTTTTCCGCTCGACGATTTAAGATCTCTTCGAGAGAGATTTATTAGACAGTCACTACAGGACGACGGCTCGAATTTAAAGTTCGACGTGGAAAAATGGTTCCTCTACCCCACGCCATTGCCTAAGTTTTGGAAATATAATCGGGATTTGTTAATGTCTGCTATAAATACTGAAGATACAAAACACAATAGACCTTCAAAAAGTGAAACCCTTAAAGCATATTACCTTAAGGAGTCAGATGAATTGATGGAAGTGGAAGTTGAAGTTGACCAGATGGAGAGTAGGAAGCCTCTGTTGTACACTGGAAAGACCTTCAACTTGGATGTGTATCGGGAGAAACTCTTAAAACATACAACGCGGAAAGTGGACAAGACACCGCTTGCAATTCCagaatttgaagaattcATGCGCGCTTTTCGTACCTTGACTGATGTTGCAACTTCAGGTGAGTTCCAGAACTTCGCTTATAGGAAATTAGAATATCTCTATAACAAGTTTGATTTGTTCCAACACCTCAAGTCGAACTCAGAGAAGACGGAAAATAAAACTGTGAAACATAGGGATTTCTATAACATTAGGAAGATTGATACCAATATGTTATTGAGCGGGTGTGTTTCTGAAAGACAACTGAATGAGTTTATCTGGGATAAGCTTAACCTTGAGCCAAATCGTGTGGTGTATGTTCTCAAGGATGGCCATCCTGTGACGCTAAGAAGTCTTTTCAACACTAGTAGTAATGAACTTGATATATCCAAGCGTGACAATACAAATATTGGACTGAAAGCTGTTGCTAACGAATTCCTAGATTGGTACCAGACATTAGGTGTGCCTCGAGCTTCTATGGTTGAACATGAGGTCTTGGGAGCAGAGGCAGGGAAGGGCCAGTGCAACAAGCGGCACTTTATGTTTTATTTGATTGCGAAGACGTTTCTTGACTTTGACAATTATATCAACGGTGAATACTTTGCTGAGTTAATTATCAGATATGTGATCGAGAACCTCGAGCAAAATAAGTATCAACTTGCTCAGTTATCCGTTGATTTTCGTTTTGAACGGTCAGGTGCATGGTGGAGCAAGTTTGCTGCTTGGGTGTGTAGGTGGAAGTTGGTCTCCTATAGTATCCGTTGGAACGTCCGGATCAAGAGAGATTATCCCATGTTGTACCAACTAGGTCATGTTAAAAACTTCGGTGAGTATTTGGATTCGGTTTTTGATCCTCTTACGGATGACCATGCCTATGATAACGTTGAATTACAGTTTTTTCTCTCAACAGTTTGCCATCTTGACCTCGTGGTTGAACCGCATGATGAATACAGTAGTCAAGTAATTGGTAATATCTGGTCGAAACCGGATAAATGGGGGGCCAGGGGGGACAATCCTCCAGTCGCGTACTATATGTACTACATTTATCAGAAATTGGCACAGGTAAACTATTTGAGAAATGCCAGGTCACAGAACACCATTTCCCTAAGAAGTTACTACCAATGCGATAGCACCAAGGTTTCACAATTCAACGATATCGGTATCACAGAACAACTTGAGAGTTTGTTAGCCAATTTTCTCCTGTGCCACGGTGGCCTTTTACGTGCGGACCAAATGTGGTACGGAGCGCCTGTACCAGCTTACCTGTATTATTTATTTCAAATTCCACTCGTCGTCTCACCACTTTCACCATTCGTTATGCAACAAATCCAGCACAAACAAAATGTGGAAAAGCGACGTTATCATATGGACCTTTCCATACCAGAGGAAGCTAAGTACACTGATAATCCCTTTATTTTAATGCATAAAGTTGGATTTAGAGTCGTTTTGTCCTGCAATATGGTTTTGTTCAATAATTCCTATACATCGGAACCCATTGCAGAAGAATATAGTGTTGCAGCGAGTATTCATCTATTAAGTGCAGCTGATTTATCAGAGTTTGTACGCAACAGCGTTTTTGCCAGCAGTTTTGAAGGATATTACAAGAAACATTGGATTGGGGTACAACTAAAGAAAACATCTTATATGCGTGATTCTTTTGGCCTTGTTGATATATGGTATGATGAGGCGCCAGATACTCGAGAAAAACATAATCTTCCAAGAATTAGGAGAAATTATAGAATGGAAACTTTAAAAAATGAATGGCAGTGCTTTCGTTTGTCTTGTCCCATTTTTCCAGATGATTAA
- a CDS encoding HBR368Wp (Syntenic homolog of Ashbya gossypii AEL176C; Syntenic homolog of Ashbya gossypii NOHBY509; No homolog in Saccharomyces cerevisiae; Non-syntenic homolog of Kluyveromyces lactis KLLA0D04158g), with protein sequence MSATRRRGPWSVEEDKILLDLLNKHGVFNWVKISSLLKTRSPKQCRERYHQNLKPSLNKTPISEEEGELIQELVSKIGKKWAEISRVLNNGRSDNAIKNWWNGGSNKRKRVAKNGSPRPTLRTRHRLSTIVPPVPVTPMMRRQTLPSLHNLAQVSALTSARASMDAGSYEPRKESVRQFVWYSAPELPPLRNASDAVPRLPTLLPPQYVQPPPRTPQVAPSLARVDNSPDRTIMKSADGASPRESLYDDNERSALCKLDHLLNKDAGSSHKAPYAAISHISNVATISAIRHKGNRAISG encoded by the coding sequence ATGTCTGCAACTCGAAGAAGGGGACCTTGGTCCGTTGAGGAGGATAAAATTCTCTTGGATCTTCTTAATAAACATGGGGTTTTCAACTGGGTGAAAATTAGCTCACTCTTGAAGACCCGCTCTCCGAAACAATGCCGTGAGCGTTACCATCAAAATCTTAAGCCCTCGTTAAACAAAACCCCCATTTCGGAAGAGGAAGGCGAACTTATCCAGGAACTCGTCTCCAAGATAGGCAAGAAGTGGGCCGAAATATCCCGTGTTCTTAACAATGGAAGATCGGACAACGCGATCAAAAACTGGTGGAATGGGGGTTCCAATAAGCGTAAGCGTGTTGCTAAGAATGGGTCTCCACGTCCTACGCTCCGTACTCGCCATCGGTTGTCTACGATCGTCCCACCTGTACCTGTAACTCCTATGATGCGCAGACAGACCCTTCCCTCTCTCCATAATCTTGCACAAGTCAGTGCGCTAACCAGTGCACGTGCATCCATGGATGCTGGATCTTATGAGCCTAGAAAAGAGAGTGTTCGGCAATTTGTATGGTATTCAGCTCCGGAACTGCCACCTCTTCGGAACGCTTCAGACGCTGTTCCAAGGTTGCCTACCTTGTTACCTCCACAGTACGTCCAGCCACCACCAAGAACCCCACAGGTTGCTCCTTCACTGGCTCGTGTTGATAATAGCCCAGACAGAACTATCATGAAGTCTGCAGATGGCGCTTCCCCACGCGAATCACTTTATGACGACAATGAGCGCTCCGCACTATGTAAGCTAGATCATCTCCTAAACAAAGACGCAGGATCGTCTCATAAAGCACCATACGCTGCCATTTCACACATCTCGAATGTGGCAACCATATCTGCAATTAGACATAAGGGAAACCGTGCCATTAGTGGTTGA
- the TIM54 gene encoding Tim22-complex subunit TIM54 (Syntenic homolog of Ashbya gossypii AEL177C; Syntenic homolog of Saccharomyces cerevisiae YJL054W (TIM54)): MSKTFPDHHRLISLTVRCNKVIGEVSEPYKRRFLMSQKDKKPGFSNPALRAMGIPTIRLPSRNWCIFWSVLAFGIGGVAYDKYAQRKIRAHYISMIQDRTQEAQDVYLKSRKLTVFIAPPPSDFLENSMKVWRRHIKPVLFHAGLDYDVFTEERQGLIRYEVAERIRKLRKDLLETNAKLVQAEEDARWINRVRAWWSPKERLTEEEIEALKEKKWRDEFSYNQVLGVYYKNTNSDSKSSISEDTMVNDASLAGGVICIGRGAYKEYVSGVMEGVLGPLDPPPKVEDELPKTESEPESDPENDSKKGPPPPYITPEQYPKAPFPQELTDNIVRDPETKIPAIFQQPLLVVRLPGISGFTQIPKRIYRFYTARYYAEECYKAAMAMVLQHSRPFNPETDLQLAYDEEIYWPKAWVKRGEEKGSLWVQNVVGDNRVLSRMHIVEPK, from the coding sequence ATGTCGAAGACCTTTCCAGACCATCACCGGTTAATATCCTTAACTGTGCGCTGTAATAAAGTCATAGGCGAGGTATCTGAGCCGTATAAGAGAAGGTTTTTAATGTCTCAGAAGGATAAGAAACCGGGGTTTTCAAACCCCGCTTTACGTGCGATGGGTATCCCAACCATTCGCCTGCCTAGCAGGAATTGGTGCATTTTCTGGTCAGTACTGGCATTTGGTATTGGAGGAGTAGCATATGACAAGTACGCTCAACGGAAAATCCGTGCTCACTATATCTCTATGATACAGGATCGCACGCAGGAGGCACAAGATGTATACCTAAAATCAAGAAAACTTACCGTTTTTATTGCTCCTCCGCCAAGTGATTTCCTTGAAAATTCTATGAAAGTGTGGCGGCGTCATATTAAGCCGGTGCTGTTCCACGCGGGGCTTGATTATGATGTTTTTACTGAAGAACGCCAAGGCTTGATTCGCTATGAAGTTGCCGAGCGCATCCGGAAACTCCGGAAAGATCTTTTGGAGACAAATGCGAAACTTGTCCAAGCTGAGGAAGATGCACGGTGGATAAACCGTGTGCGTGCGTGGTGGTCCCCTAAGGAGCGCCTGACTGAAGAGGAGATTGAGGCTTTGAAGGAGAAGAAATGGCGTGACGAATTTTCTTATAATCAAGTGCTAGGTGTATACTATAAGAATACCAATTCGGATTCGAAATCCAGTATAAGCGAGGATACAATGGTAAATGATGCGTCATTGGCCGGTGGTGTTATCTGTATTGGCAGGGGAGCTTACAAGGAATATGTGTCTGGAGTCATGGAAGGTGTGCTAGGGCCCTTGGATCCACCGCCAAAGGTTGAAGATGAATTACCCAAAACTGAAAGTGAACCAGAGAGCGATCCCGAAAATGATTCTAAAAAAGGACCGCCTCCCCCATACATCACTCCTGAACAGTATCCAAAAGCACCTTTCCCCCAGGAGCTTACTGATAACATTGTCAGAGATCCTGAGACCAAAATTCCTGCTATATTCCAGCAACCATTGCTTGTAGTTCGCTTACCAGGCATATCAGGATTCACTCAAATACCCAAAAGAATATATCGCTTTTACACCGCAAGATATTACGCAGAGGAGTGCTATAAAGCTGCAATGGCCATGGTTTTACAGCATAGTAGGCCCTTTAATCCAGAGACTGATCTTCAGTTAGCATATGACGAAGAAATCTACTGGCCTAAGGCGTGGGTTAAACGTGGAGAAGAAAAAGGAAGTCTTTGGGTTCAAAATGTAGTTGGAGACAACCGAGTATTATCAAGAATGCATATAGTGGAGCCAAAGTAG
- the PEP8 gene encoding retromer subunit PEP8 (Syntenic homolog of Ashbya gossypii AEL178C; Syntenic homolog of Saccharomyces cerevisiae YJL053W (PEP8)) has translation MSIFFKSPIDIEILFDGQESRKHVEIPTVSSKSKTLKERFPLYEDGESISGIVTLRVKEGKKVEHLGIKVSLIGSVETRKSSSEAKKRTIDAFLSLSADLCHAGELVHSQSYPFHFKDVEKRYESYRGKNIEVMYYVKVTVLRRSTDIVKLKKFWCYLYNSAPLIHTTGSGDDSKPVKLDIGIENCLHIEFEYSKSQYSLKDVIMGRIYFLLTRLKVKHMEISLIKRETCGHEPNQLSDTTSIRYEIMDGSPVKSETIPIRLFLGGYDLTPNITSNYFSVKNYLSLVIIDEDSRRYFKQTEIVLYRTLN, from the coding sequence ATGAGTATATTCTTTAAGTCCCCAATTGATATCGAAATCCTTTTCGATGGGCAGGAGTCCCGGAAACATGTAGAAATTCCAACTGTCTCTTCAAAATCTAAAACATTAAAGGAGCGGTTCCCCTTATATGAGGATGGAGAGAGTATCAGTGGTATAGTGACACTCCGTGTGAAAGAAGGAAAGAAGGTTGAACATCTGGGTATCAAAGTTAGCCTGATTGGTTCAGTAGAAACGAGGAAATCAAGCAGCGAAGCCAAAAAACGGACTATTGATGCTTTCCTATCATTAAGCGCAGACCTATGTCACGCTGGTGAACTAGTCCATTCTCAGAGTTACCCGTTTCATTTTAAAGATGTTGAGAAAAGGTACGAGAGTTATAGGGGTAAAAACATTGAAGTTATGTACTATGTTAAGGTGACGGTGCTGCGAAGATCAACAGACATTGTGAAGTTAAAAAAATTCTGGTGTTATTTATACAATTCAGCACCCCTTATTCACACAACTGGCTCTGGAGATGATAGTAAGCCTGTGAAACTTGATATTGGCATTGAAAACTGTCTACACATCGAGTTTGAGTACTCTAAGTCTCAGTATTCATTAAAAGATGTTATAATGGGTCGCATATACTTCCTGCTGACACGACTTAAGGTGAAACATATGGAGATTAGCCTTATCAAGAGAGAAACCTGCGGTCACGAGCCGAATCAGCTCAGCGATACTACTTCTATTCGCTACGAAATTATGGACGGTTCCCCAGTTAAAAGCGAGACTATTCCCATCCGATTGTTCCTCGGTGGTTACGACCTTACACCGAACATCACCTCCAACTACTTCAGTGTCAAGAACTACCTCAGCTTAGTGATAATTGATGAGGATAGTCGACGTTACTTCAAACAAACAGAAATTGTGCTTTACAGGACACTAAATTAG
- a CDS encoding HBR371Cp (Syntenic homolog of Ashbya gossypii AEL179W; Syntenic homolog of Ashbya gossypii NOHBY510; No homolog in Saccharomyces cerevisiae; Syntenic homolog of Kluyveromyces lactis KLLA0F01408g), with amino-acid sequence MGFNNCKLDRKRFSLRGVISNRKFVAVIGDGSTCSVELFNKNGKLYSVKRLKKFESEKHHADELKVMLNREYGILSSLDNDNVLRVLGFSLSDYTLELEYLPFVAYDVMRLEMKPSEDERKCFVSQLIQGVSYLHEKRVVHRDLKLENVMLAADCHLVKIIDFGHAVQLKDKQSVCYGLGGSEMLMAPEVLSKISYEGFPADSWSLGIIMYLLFNNKKILKFPWKSARESDTQYTAYLESGLLDNYEHDEICRRLLNPDPEQRASVVDVSKDPIFQYKCDRTIHDRTRRLCHRFWGEHL; translated from the coding sequence ATGGGATTTAACAATTGTAAGTTAGACAGAAAAAGATTCTCATTGCGTGGGGTGATAAGTAACCGAAAATTTGTTGCAGTCATTGGTGATGGTAGTACTTGCAGTGTGGAGTTGTTCAATAAAAATGGTAAGCTGTACAGTGTCAAAAGGCTGAAAAAATTCGAATCGGAAAAGCACCATGCAGATGAACTCAAGGTCATGCTAAACCGTGAGTATGGGATCCTGAGTAGTCTTGATAATGACAACGTACTTCGCGTTCTGGGGTTCAGCCTGTCTGACTATACGCTAGAATTGGAGTATTTGCCATTTGTTGCGTATGATGTGATGAGACTGGAGATGAAGCCTAGTGAAGACGAGCGTAAGTGCTTCGTTAGCCAATTGATCCAGGGTGTTTCTTACTTGCACGAAAAACGAGTTGTCCATAGAGACCTGAAGCTAGAGAATGTTATGCTGGCCGCTGACTGCCACTTGGTCAAGATCATAGACTTCGGGCACGCGGTTCAGCTGAAAGACAAGCAAAGCGTGTGCTATGGACTTGGTGGTAGCGAGATGCTTATGGCACCTGAAGTTCTGTCTAAAATATCGTATGAGGGATTTCCCGCAGATTCGTGGTCTTTAGGGATCATAATGTACCTATTATTCAACAATAAGAAGATTTTAAAATTTCCGTGGAAGAGTGCGCGGGAATCAGACACGCAGTATACAGCTTACTTAGAATCTGGACTTCTTGATAACTATGAACACGATGAGATATGTCGTCGACTATTAAACCCAGATCCTGAGCAGCGAGCGAGCGTTGTGGACGTCAGTAAGGACCCTATCTTTCAATACAAGTGCGATAGGACGATTCACGACCGGACTAGAAGGCTTTGCCACAGGTTCTGGGGTGAGCATTTGTAA